In a single window of the Terriglobus roseus genome:
- a CDS encoding ChbG/HpnK family deacetylase: MPPLTPTPAIRLIVNADDAGLTAGVNRAVTELAAAGALSSTTLMANGSAFQDAIAGGAPATGCHVVLVDGSPVSPAAQVPSLVNKNGKLQTSLVRFVADLQMGRITEKEIEIEAVAQISRLQSAGVVVTHVDTHKHTHLFPHVARPLIRAALRCDVRAIRNPFEQAWSANLTRGALLRKMEVAALRRFSERFHKLRRAAGLKTTDGSIGVSATGNLDAETLERLLTAATPGTWELVCHPGYNDRDLDQVKTRLRATRDTEREALLQLIPKAVRDGRIALISFADL; encoded by the coding sequence ATGCCTCCTCTGACACCGACACCTGCGATCCGCCTGATTGTGAACGCTGACGACGCAGGTCTGACCGCCGGAGTTAACCGGGCGGTCACAGAGCTTGCCGCCGCGGGTGCGTTGTCATCGACGACGCTGATGGCGAACGGATCGGCGTTCCAAGACGCCATCGCCGGGGGCGCGCCTGCGACTGGCTGCCATGTCGTTCTGGTAGATGGATCCCCCGTTTCCCCCGCAGCCCAGGTCCCATCGCTCGTAAATAAAAACGGCAAGCTGCAGACTTCCCTTGTCCGGTTTGTTGCCGATCTGCAGATGGGTCGGATCACCGAGAAAGAGATTGAGATTGAGGCGGTCGCGCAGATCTCCCGACTTCAGTCTGCCGGCGTCGTGGTCACTCACGTGGACACGCACAAGCACACGCACCTGTTTCCGCACGTCGCGCGACCTTTGATCCGTGCAGCCCTGCGTTGCGACGTGCGGGCCATCCGCAATCCGTTCGAGCAGGCATGGTCGGCCAACCTTACCCGTGGAGCGCTCCTGCGCAAGATGGAGGTCGCTGCGTTGCGGAGGTTCTCGGAGAGGTTTCACAAACTGCGCCGGGCTGCCGGCCTGAAAACGACGGACGGCTCGATCGGCGTCTCCGCTACGGGGAACCTGGATGCGGAGACGTTAGAGCGCCTGCTCACCGCGGCAACGCCGGGCACGTGGGAGCTGGTCTGCCACCCGGGCTACAACGATCGGGATCTGGATCAGGTGAAGACACGTCTGCGAGCGACACGCGACACGGAGCGGGAGGCCCTTCTTCAACTGATCCCAAAGGCAGTTCGCGATGGCCGCATTGCACTGATCAGCTTCGCAGACCTCTAG
- the ribA gene encoding GTP cyclohydrolase II, whose amino-acid sequence MLYSRVEKIAEADLPTRWGSFRILGFEGHLPPGATPGPMGKTVEEAVALVFGNCSDGDCNGKTPIVRVHSQCLTGDVFHSLRCDCRQQLELALDTITAHGAGILIYEAQEGRGIGLMAKLRAYELQDQGRDTIQANEDLGYRSDHRDFTLPAEILKQLGVKAVRLITNNPEKVQAMENAGIRVVERISAEVAAELTSQKYLEVKRDKMGHLIGSLL is encoded by the coding sequence ATGCTCTACAGCCGGGTTGAAAAAATTGCCGAAGCCGATCTGCCCACGCGCTGGGGCAGTTTCCGCATTCTTGGCTTCGAAGGCCACCTGCCTCCGGGTGCTACGCCCGGTCCCATGGGCAAGACGGTCGAAGAAGCTGTCGCTCTAGTCTTCGGGAATTGCAGCGACGGTGACTGCAACGGCAAGACACCGATTGTTCGCGTCCATTCGCAGTGCCTTACGGGCGATGTGTTTCATTCGTTGCGCTGTGACTGCCGCCAGCAACTCGAACTGGCGCTGGACACGATCACGGCACATGGCGCCGGCATCCTGATCTACGAGGCGCAGGAAGGCCGCGGTATCGGCCTGATGGCAAAGCTGCGCGCCTACGAACTGCAGGACCAGGGCCGGGACACGATCCAGGCCAATGAAGATCTGGGTTATCGTTCCGACCATCGCGACTTCACCCTGCCTGCGGAGATCCTCAAGCAGCTGGGCGTCAAGGCCGTCCGCCTGATCACGAACAACCCGGAGAAGGTGCAGGCCATGGAAAATGCCGGCATTCGAGTCGTGGAACGGATCAGTGCAGAAGTCGCCGCGGAACTAACCAGCCAGAAGTATCTGGAAGTGAAGCGGGACAAGATGGGCCACCTGATCGGCTCACTGCTCTAG
- a CDS encoding sensor histidine kinase, translated as MNPIEPKLVLISLLVQLGVAAAVSSSLARSTLFRRLLLRPERSPMDRLKMVALICAPLMLGVWIRGVVPNFLAADISLATVILLGTIVGTPAASMGAVLLSLPALLHREYLSLPVNLIAAAVAGAFYRFVDVEAVWSFSPMIDLSLYRWVRRNLRRPHLDRQVLLLVIIALLQLGASEVAEFYPRRYFSLRSDLWLLQLAICAATPVLVGIPLKIWNAIRIEDKLEQQARLLLEARLDALQRQINPHFLFNTLNSIGSLIRVEPDMAREMVNRLANILRILLRTREAFVPFRDELAFTDDYLGIEVVRFGEKLRVVKEIAPETLDLVVPSMLLQPLIENSIKHGLEPRISGGTVTLRSRVRGQRLLLEVEDDGVGVAPERPLNSASGLVRPGTGIGMKNVRERMEVLYGPDAVMEMESRPGRGTRITLEMPIVDSTELAGGRGDSRR; from the coding sequence GTGAACCCAATCGAACCCAAGCTGGTTCTTATCTCGTTGTTGGTCCAGTTGGGCGTCGCGGCGGCGGTATCCAGTTCGCTGGCGCGGTCCACGTTGTTCCGCAGGCTATTGCTGAGGCCCGAGCGCTCCCCGATGGACCGGTTGAAGATGGTTGCGCTGATCTGCGCTCCACTGATGCTCGGCGTCTGGATCCGCGGGGTTGTGCCGAACTTTCTCGCTGCCGATATCTCGCTGGCAACGGTGATATTGCTGGGCACCATCGTGGGCACGCCTGCGGCATCCATGGGGGCAGTTCTCCTCTCGCTTCCAGCGCTGCTCCATCGCGAGTACCTCTCACTCCCCGTAAACCTGATTGCGGCCGCAGTGGCGGGAGCGTTCTACCGTTTCGTGGATGTTGAAGCTGTCTGGTCGTTTTCACCGATGATCGACCTGAGCCTCTATCGCTGGGTCCGCCGCAACCTGCGCCGCCCTCACCTGGACCGGCAGGTCCTCCTGCTGGTGATCATCGCCCTGCTGCAACTGGGTGCCAGCGAAGTTGCAGAGTTCTATCCGCGCCGCTACTTCAGCCTGCGGTCTGACCTTTGGCTGTTGCAGCTTGCCATCTGCGCCGCTACTCCGGTGCTGGTGGGTATCCCACTGAAGATCTGGAATGCGATACGCATTGAGGACAAGCTGGAGCAGCAGGCGCGCCTGCTGCTGGAGGCTCGGCTGGACGCTCTGCAGCGCCAGATCAATCCACACTTTCTGTTCAACACGCTGAACTCCATTGGATCGCTTATACGGGTCGAGCCGGACATGGCGCGCGAGATGGTCAACCGACTGGCCAACATCCTGCGCATCTTGCTCCGGACGCGCGAAGCGTTTGTGCCTTTCCGTGACGAGCTTGCATTCACGGACGATTACCTGGGCATTGAAGTGGTTCGCTTTGGAGAAAAGCTGCGCGTTGTGAAGGAAATTGCGCCGGAGACGCTGGACCTGGTCGTGCCCAGCATGCTGCTGCAGCCGCTGATCGAGAACAGCATCAAGCATGGTCTGGAGCCGCGCATCAGCGGTGGTACGGTGACGCTGCGGAGTCGCGTGCGTGGCCAACGACTGCTGCTTGAGGTGGAAGACGATGGAGTCGGCGTCGCGCCGGAACGACCGCTGAACAGCGCAAGCGGTCTGGTGCGGCCAGGGACCGGCATCGGCATGAAGAACGTGCGGGAGCGTATGGAAGTGCTCTACGGCCCCGACGCTGTGATGGAGATGGAGAGCCGGCCGGGTCGGGGCACACGCATCACGCTGGAGATGCCGATCGTCGATAGCACCGAGCTGGCCGGTGGCCGGGGCGATTCCCGGCGCTAG